The Bacteroidota bacterium genome window below encodes:
- a CDS encoding Ig-like domain-containing protein: MKVTCAVFFGIYFISCANQQPPSGGDDDKDAPKILKTSPANNTVMYRGNSIRFYFDEYVNRRSFEDAFRISPLPKGRPKFDWGAKDVEVIYEDGFDKNKTYSIVITKDFKDVNGGNALSSPINLAFSTGDKIDKGSISGKIVADTYDRMLITAYILTSANESFVKPDTLKPDYATQPDENGNYSLMNLPNGKYRLYAFNDDDRNSLYNKDVEKIAVLPSDVIVSDSIRQSGNNFLFKSFETGVIGKEFYQTLKSDSLNIVFTSIDNNASGVPVDSRFYFYFKNKKINKLDIADNLKLTDSSSNANIKLAFNWINDSLLQVFPSENLKQGKSYLFILKTSTLDFRRNFKSVSENQVGTISGSVLIKDTLNTRANIVIQLINKINSSYRYSMNKTGPGVFKFENVPEGEYMLFAFIDMNGSGKYDAGKYYPYEPSEPFFVYDKTLKAKGMWNTDNVNITF; this comes from the coding sequence TTGAAAGTAACGTGTGCAGTTTTCTTTGGAATTTATTTCATATCGTGCGCGAACCAGCAGCCTCCTTCGGGAGGAGATGACGATAAGGATGCTCCAAAAATTCTGAAAACTTCTCCTGCTAATAATACCGTAATGTACAGAGGTAATTCTATAAGATTTTATTTTGATGAATACGTTAACAGAAGAAGCTTTGAAGATGCCTTTAGAATTTCTCCGCTCCCAAAAGGAAGACCTAAGTTTGACTGGGGAGCAAAGGATGTAGAGGTTATTTATGAAGATGGTTTTGATAAAAATAAAACTTATTCTATTGTTATTACTAAAGACTTTAAGGATGTAAACGGCGGGAATGCTTTAAGTTCGCCTATCAATCTGGCATTTTCCACAGGGGATAAGATAGATAAAGGCAGTATCTCAGGTAAAATTGTTGCGGATACTTATGACAGGATGCTTATTACGGCTTACATCCTAACCTCTGCAAATGAAAGTTTTGTGAAACCGGATACATTAAAACCGGACTATGCAACTCAACCTGATGAAAACGGAAATTATTCACTAATGAATTTACCTAACGGTAAATACAGGCTTTATGCCTTTAATGATGATGACAGGAATTCTTTGTATAATAAAGATGTGGAAAAAATTGCTGTGCTTCCTTCAGATGTGATTGTCTCAGATTCAATCAGACAATCAGGAAACAATTTTCTTTTCAAAAGCTTTGAAACAGGAGTAATCGGGAAAGAATTTTATCAAACGCTAAAATCTGATTCACTTAATATTGTTTTTACATCTATTGATAATAATGCATCAGGTGTACCGGTAGATTCACGTTTTTATTTTTACTTTAAAAATAAAAAAATTAACAAGTTGGATATTGCAGATAACTTGAAGCTTACTGACTCTTCATCAAATGCAAATATAAAACTTGCTTTCAACTGGATTAATGATTCTTTACTTCAGGTATTTCCTTCTGAAAATTTGAAACAGGGGAAATCCTATTTATTCATACTTAAAACTTCTACTTTGGATTTCAGGCGAAACTTTAAATCAGTCTCTGAAAATCAGGTGGGTACAATTTCAGGAAGTGTTCTTATAAAAGATACTTTAAATACCCGGGCAAATATTGTCATTCAGCTTATAAATAAAATTAATTCATCTTATAGATATTCGATGAATAAAACCGGTCCCGGTGTCTTTAAATTTGAGAATGTTCCGGAAGGGGAGTATATGCTTTTTGCTTTTATTGATATGAATGGTTCGGGTAAGTATGATGCGGGAAAGTACTATCCTTATGAACCTTCAGAACCTTTTTTTGTATACGATAAAACATTGAAGGCTAAAGGAATGTGGAATACGGATAACGTTAATATTACGTTTTAA
- a CDS encoding HAMP domain-containing protein: MLKNLSQINTSLNNKFGRRLKFLILIAFLLLFWNLASNLTFRLILTSNSNNPDVLTGKNNEKINYILNSFQKLSDETITEARKISSNTEIRKTIQSGENKKVFDEFLKKFPGSPYQIEIYNKPLELIAFEGREISPKTFSLQKALTGKSFSIIKEISFYTYLVVYMPIRDLQDTNTIIGVSTTARLIDNKFQIKNKFITYDGLSSEVEEKYKVTPDIIAADEITGKIINDTVSNKSAVVFDLKGLDGTIIGKIALPEYNQENYFSEINTLNDKINSLTIFLLSLISLVIILELLAKFNSIWLKSACLLVFLVLIRFLWLKIGFPSVLLESDLFSPAYYASTFGKGIVKSAGDLLISSVLGLIWGFYVFQNIFKHYKDNGRKPGNLIWIYFELFLQIIFFFGIIYILGIIVQSVVFDSNLKFLDKTSLIPDAGLIFILISIFLCGITAFIFLTILVVNEFYSVIKFDLITNKIVRKYFLVFLFILFVLVSQLIELMFADFPVSVYQRLLIISSIFLFSYFLCRNILLKREFRIFSYANISLLVLISLISIPYILLEKLTVQETRFVELIGNKLAGDDNDRILFLITTELNKIVENKDAENLLTSKINNTSNLAFSIWADSKLSSENFNSSVLLLDTNYNLVTDFNINYNSLNVDSVINFIKKSSRLSKYGSVSPVKDTIASADSVYSEEPDYNGTTLEEFVRSSEDDSSKIKNKFSVFKNTENKYYSGIVTLEKIDLRNTEFAKKTGYAVVTVQYEPKNLLVQSSFQIFKNYTKDNLFDKLISTPVITEYIDDEFVSSTDPEISKGNTKSIESFKDFVRNKDNKSVWRYETFNNEKYRTFYTLVNTPDDYEKIYSISIKRNDAYLILYFYLKFVLFIVMIYGLISFLYFLYYVASRNLIVFNFREKLLTSFIIVSVIPIILLAIYTRGYIKNKYDISFENQIKSDLNLIAESFKNNNQNFLNERIADSLKQKEKTILNKSLSRSDKNFNLYTGLKLFSTTNEELFKSDLLDNRIDGGAYYNLNYEKKDIYFKNLDLPGFSFYAGYTPILDKNNNVRAIISSQTVYRQNEINEELTESLTFIFGIYIIVIIILLLFITFFVERITRPISILKLATDKLSRGETNIEIKLDSKDEFGSLIDSFNRMTRELESSKEKLKKAEREAAWRDIARRVAHEIKNPLTPMKLSVQHLYDLYLRKKTDEEFEITLTKTKDIMLNEIDKLNKIATEFSNFAKLPQRKYEKVNINDVIYDVISLYEKFPGITFDISLKDNLSEVTGDKQEMNRVFQNIIKNAVQSIDKEGWVKIITSEDKSFVNVVIEDNGEGMDNDIMQKLFEPNFSTKSSGMGLGLSITKKSLDNMNANIDYESAKGKGTKVRINFSKTFRENS, encoded by the coding sequence ATGCTGAAAAATCTTTCACAGATTAATACTTCGCTGAACAATAAATTTGGAAGGCGGTTAAAATTTTTAATTTTAATCGCTTTTTTACTTTTGTTCTGGAACCTAGCATCTAACCTCACTTTCAGGCTGATACTTACTTCAAACAGCAATAATCCGGATGTTTTAACGGGAAAAAATAATGAAAAAATAAACTACATCCTTAACTCGTTTCAAAAATTATCTGATGAAACAATTACAGAGGCAAGGAAAATTTCTTCGAATACAGAAATCAGAAAAACGATTCAGTCAGGTGAAAATAAAAAAGTATTTGATGAATTTCTGAAAAAATTTCCCGGCTCACCATATCAGATTGAGATATACAACAAACCTTTAGAGCTTATTGCATTTGAAGGCAGGGAAATTTCTCCAAAAACCTTCAGTCTGCAAAAAGCATTGACAGGCAAAAGTTTTTCAATCATAAAAGAAATTAGTTTCTACACCTATCTGGTTGTTTATATGCCGATAAGAGATTTACAGGATACAAACACAATAATCGGTGTTTCAACTACAGCAAGACTAATTGATAATAAATTTCAAATCAAAAATAAATTTATTACTTATGATGGGCTTTCAAGTGAAGTAGAAGAAAAATATAAGGTGACTCCTGATATAATTGCTGCCGATGAAATTACGGGGAAAATTATTAACGATACGGTTTCAAATAAATCCGCTGTTGTATTTGATTTAAAAGGATTAGACGGAACAATAATAGGGAAAATTGCGCTGCCTGAATATAATCAGGAGAATTATTTTTCTGAAATAAATACTCTGAATGATAAAATAAATTCCCTGACAATTTTTCTTCTTTCTCTGATTTCACTTGTTATAATTTTAGAGCTGCTAGCAAAGTTCAATTCAATTTGGTTAAAGTCAGCTTGTCTGCTCGTGTTTCTTGTTCTAATTAGGTTTTTATGGCTTAAAATTGGTTTCCCATCTGTATTGCTTGAATCTGATTTATTTTCTCCTGCATATTATGCTTCGACATTCGGAAAAGGAATTGTAAAATCAGCCGGTGATTTATTAATAAGCTCAGTGCTTGGCTTGATATGGGGGTTTTATGTTTTCCAAAATATATTCAAACATTATAAAGATAACGGAAGAAAACCGGGAAATTTAATCTGGATATATTTTGAACTGTTTCTTCAGATTATTTTTTTCTTCGGCATAATTTATATTCTTGGGATAATAGTTCAGAGTGTTGTATTTGATTCTAATCTGAAGTTTCTTGATAAGACAAGTTTGATTCCGGATGCCGGCCTTATCTTCATTCTCATCTCAATTTTTCTTTGCGGTATCACGGCGTTCATATTCCTAACTATACTCGTTGTCAACGAGTTTTATTCAGTTATAAAGTTCGACTTAATTACAAATAAAATTGTTAGAAAATACTTTCTGGTTTTTCTTTTTATACTTTTTGTACTGGTAAGCCAGCTGATAGAATTAATGTTTGCGGATTTCCCGGTGTCTGTATATCAAAGATTGCTGATAATCTCTTCAATATTTCTCTTCTCTTATTTTTTATGCAGAAATATTTTGCTTAAAAGGGAATTCCGAATTTTCTCCTATGCTAATATTTCTTTGCTTGTGCTAATCAGTTTAATTTCAATTCCCTATATACTTCTTGAAAAGCTTACTGTTCAGGAAACCAGATTTGTAGAGCTTATTGGAAATAAGCTTGCAGGAGATGATAATGACAGAATTCTATTCTTAATCACAACTGAATTAAACAAAATTGTTGAGAACAAGGATGCAGAAAATTTACTTACAAGCAAAATCAATAATACTTCTAACCTTGCTTTTTCGATTTGGGCGGATAGCAAATTAAGCTCAGAAAATTTCAATTCTTCAGTATTACTGCTGGATACAAATTATAATCTCGTTACTGATTTTAATATTAATTATAACAGCCTTAATGTAGATTCAGTCATTAATTTTATAAAAAAATCTTCACGTCTTTCAAAGTATGGTTCAGTCTCTCCTGTTAAAGATACAATTGCTTCAGCAGATAGTGTTTACTCTGAAGAACCTGATTATAACGGTACCACTCTGGAAGAATTTGTAAGGTCTTCTGAGGATGATTCATCCAAAATAAAAAATAAGTTTTCTGTTTTCAAAAACACTGAGAATAAATATTACTCGGGAATTGTTACTCTCGAAAAAATTGATTTACGTAACACTGAGTTTGCTAAAAAAACAGGATATGCAGTAGTAACAGTACAGTATGAACCGAAAAATCTTCTTGTGCAGTCCTCGTTTCAAATTTTTAAGAATTATACAAAAGATAATTTATTCGATAAGTTAATTTCTACTCCGGTAATCACTGAATATATAGATGATGAGTTTGTAAGCTCTACTGACCCGGAAATATCCAAAGGAAATACGAAGTCAATCGAGAGTTTTAAAGATTTTGTAAGGAATAAAGATAATAAGTCAGTATGGCGCTATGAAACATTTAACAATGAAAAATATCGTACATTTTATACTCTGGTCAATACACCGGACGATTATGAAAAAATTTATTCTATAAGTATTAAAAGAAACGATGCATATCTTATTTTGTATTTTTATTTAAAATTTGTATTGTTTATTGTGATGATATACGGATTGATCAGCTTTCTTTATTTTCTGTATTACGTCGCATCCAGAAATCTTATTGTGTTCAATTTCAGAGAGAAGCTCCTTACATCATTTATAATTGTTTCAGTTATTCCAATTATACTTCTCGCAATTTATACTCGCGGTTATATAAAAAATAAGTATGATATATCATTTGAGAATCAGATAAAATCTGATTTAAATTTAATCGCAGAGAGCTTCAAAAATAACAATCAGAATTTTCTGAATGAGAGAATAGCAGACAGTTTAAAGCAAAAAGAAAAAACAATACTAAACAAAAGTCTATCCCGCTCCGATAAAAATTTTAATCTTTATACAGGGCTAAAATTGTTTTCAACGACGAATGAAGAATTATTTAAATCAGATTTACTTGATAACAGAATTGACGGAGGTGCTTATTATAATCTTAATTACGAGAAGAAAGATATTTATTTTAAAAATCTTGATTTGCCGGGCTTTTCATTTTATGCGGGATACACTCCTATACTAGATAAAAATAATAACGTCAGGGCTATTATTTCTTCACAGACTGTTTACAGGCAGAATGAAATAAATGAAGAGCTTACAGAATCTCTTACATTTATTTTCGGTATATACATTATTGTTATTATCATTCTATTATTGTTTATCACTTTCTTTGTAGAAAGAATTACGCGCCCTATTTCTATTTTAAAGCTTGCCACTGATAAACTTTCCAGAGGAGAAACGAATATTGAAATCAAGCTTGATAGCAAGGATGAATTCGGCAGCCTTATAGATTCGTTCAACCGGATGACGCGCGAGCTTGAATCATCAAAAGAAAAATTAAAAAAAGCGGAGAGGGAAGCTGCATGGCGTGATATTGCTCGAAGAGTTGCACATGAGATTAAAAATCCTCTGACACCTATGAAGTTATCCGTCCAGCATCTTTATGACTTATACCTTCGAAAGAAAACTGACGAGGAGTTTGAAATTACTCTTACCAAAACAAAAGATATAATGCTGAACGAAATTGATAAGCTGAATAAAATTGCAACTGAGTTTTCAAACTTCGCAAAACTTCCGCAGAGAAAATATGAAAAAGTAAATATTAACGATGTTATATACGATGTTATCTCACTCTATGAAAAATTTCCGGGTATTACTTTCGATATTTCTTTAAAGGATAATCTTAGTGAAGTTACAGGCGATAAGCAGGAAATGAACAGAGTGTTCCAGAATATAATCAAGAATGCAGTGCAGTCAATCGATAAAGAGGGTTGGGTAAAAATTATTACATCAGAAGATAAGAGTTTTGTAAATGTTGTAATTGAAGATAATGGAGAAGGAATGGATAACGATATAATGCAGAAACTTTTTGAACCAAACTTTTCAACAAAGTCATCAGGTATGGGGCTTGGATTATCTATTACAAAAAAATCTTTAGATAATATGAATGCTAATATCGATTACGAGAGTGCAAAGGGTAAGGGTACAAAAGTTCGAATTAATTTTTCAAAAACTTTCCGGGAAAATAGTTGA